CCGAGTCTAGAAGCCGGGAACATTGGCTACAAGATTGCCCAACGGTTCGGCGGCTTTGAAGCCATCGGTCCAGTTTTGCAAGGATTAAACGCCCCGGTGGCTGACCTATCCCGGGGAACGGACGAAGAAGCAGTTTACAAGGTGGCCTTGATTACGGCCGCCCAGGCACTTTAAGGATCACCATGAAGCAATTTACCTTTAATACTCCAGAACAAACAAAAGAACTCGGCCAAATAATCGCGTCGGGGTTGCGGGCCGGGGACGTGCTCGTTTTAAACGGCGACCTCGGGGCCGGGAAAACCACTTTCACCAAGGGGCTGGCCAAGGGCTTAGGCATCGATGAGGTGATTAAAAGCCCCACCTTTACCATTATTCGTGAATACCAAGGGGGGCGGCTACCGCTTTACCACATGGACGTCTACCGGCTGGAAAACGGCGGGGCAGAGGACCTGGGTTTGGATGAATACTTTGACGGTGATGGGGTTAGCGTGGTGGAGTGGGCCCAATTTGCGGCTGACGAATTACCAGCTGATTACCTAGCCCTAACCTTTACGCGCACCGATCAAGATAACCAACGGAAAGTACAGTTAGACCCCCATGGCGAACACTTTACTTCCCTAGTGGAGGCGTTGTAATGGCAGACGAAACGGTATCCCTACGTGAAGCTAAGCCGACCGATGCGGCCGCGCTGTTAGCCCTGTTAACACAGTTACAAACGGAAACCAACGCGATTGTCTACAGTGACCTAGCGAACATGACGGTCGAACGTGAGGCCCAAAACCTTGCCCAGATCGCCCGCTCTAACACTGGGATCATTCTGGTGGCCACTTACCAAGGTAAGTTAATCGGCTTGGCCACCGTGATGCGCATAGAAGGAGACGCGAACGCCGGCGAACTAGGCTTAGCGGTCCTCAAGGATTACTGGCACAACGGAATTGGCTCATTGCTACTTGACGAGGCCCTCTATTGGTTTGTAAATTTTGCCCAGCTAGATCACCTGGTGCTGGACGTTTACAAGAGTAATAACCGGGCTCGCCGGCTTTATCAACACTACGGCTTTGTCGAGGTGGCGGAGTG
The nucleotide sequence above comes from Limosilactobacillus fermentum. Encoded proteins:
- the tsaE gene encoding tRNA (adenosine(37)-N6)-threonylcarbamoyltransferase complex ATPase subunit type 1 TsaE — its product is MKQFTFNTPEQTKELGQIIASGLRAGDVLVLNGDLGAGKTTFTKGLAKGLGIDEVIKSPTFTIIREYQGGRLPLYHMDVYRLENGGAEDLGLDEYFDGDGVSVVEWAQFAADELPADYLALTFTRTDQDNQRKVQLDPHGEHFTSLVEAL
- a CDS encoding GNAT family N-acetyltransferase, whose translation is MADETVSLREAKPTDAAALLALLTQLQTETNAIVYSDLANMTVEREAQNLAQIARSNTGIILVATYQGKLIGLATVMRIEGDANAGELGLAVLKDYWHNGIGSLLLDEALYWFVNFAQLDHLVLDVYKSNNRARRLYQHYGFVEVAECTIKDSDGHDQPAVSMEYQGIEEL